AATCCCTCATATTAAAGGTACTCATGAATTTCGTCCACAAGTCTAAATCTAGATATTCTTTTAAATTTTTACTTGCTTTTCCCATACTTACCTTAAATTCCGTTTCAGTACCAACGTACCAATCTAACATGGTTAGTAACTCTTGTCGTACATAATTATTCATTACTTCTATTGTAAAAAGAATCTCCTCTCTCCAAAGTCCCTTTGCACAGTATGGGGCCACCCACCAAAAGTTATTACAGCGGCTAAAATATTGTCCATATGTAGGCTTTTTAATCCAATAATCTTCGTCAGATGCTACTGAAATTTGTGGCAAACAATTATCTTTATCAAGCAAAGGAACAGTGAGCTTGTCCTTTCCATATTCTTTTATTAATACTTCCATAGGCTGAATATGCAAGTCAATTCTATTTCCATCTGTAAACTGCATTAAATATGTATAACCCTTCTTAAAATCAATATCTTTTCCTTGCATTCTATCCAGTTCATCAGGGAATTGAAAAATAAGCTGCTCCCCAAATACATTTATCCAATCCTTATCTTGAATAAATGGCTCTGTTTCAGTAACTACATAAACAATGTCATAGTCTTGAAAAATATCCTTTTTCACATTAGGATTTGCCCTAGAACCATTCATATAAACAGCCCTTATTCGCTCCTCTCTATTTGCAACACCTAATATTAAATCAAACATTTCCTGCTCGGTCCTCATAACAACACTCCTTTTATTTAAAATAATCCTCTATAAAAGTAACAAAATGGCTCTTGGCTCTGTACTCCAGATAACTCAAGCCAATTAGATAAAAAAATTAAATATATTAAACTTAATAATTTATCCCTCTCCATATGTTTCAGTAAAATATAAAAATCCCATTTTTTTAACCTTATAATTACTTATCACATTGCCTGTTAATCTATCATATTCAGTATAACCCTCAATAGTGTAAACCATAGCATTTTCCTTATCAAGCATATCTTTATCTGCTTTATATAAAGAATCCATAGTTTTTATATTTCCTCTAAATGCTCCTATTGGATGTCCATATATAAATAAATGTGCTCTAATGGACATTGACGGATTTATATGAGCTATGATAAATCCACATATAACTATTGTAAAAATACATAATGTTACTATAATTTTTTTTGAAAATTTCATGTTCTTTCTCCTTTCTAACTTTATCAGTACCTATTCAACTACTATAAACACTGTAATTTTAATTGTATCTCTCAATGCACCTTTTTCATATTTAGAATAAAGAGAAAAAATTGCCTATCATTTATTCTCTTCTATAATCATAAATTTCATTTTTAACTCTTAATTGTACACCATTTATTTTTATCGTCTCATTATTTATCCATTCCATATGAACTTTTTCACAGTGGTACTGCCAATAAATATTTTCCGTTTTCTTGGTTTTATTATTCTTTAATGTTCCTAAAACCGCAAAACCTGTTGTGGCTCCACCATTATTCAAATAAACGGTTACAATATATGTTCCATTAGGTGAAGTTGATTCACTAAGATATTCTTCACCTTTAATTCTCTGAATATCAAAAATGAATAATTTTACATTTATAATAATTATAACATTTATACCATAATATATAAATTAATATTATGATTAACCCACAATAAGTATTACATTACTTGAATTATTATAAATGAGTAAGTTCAACTTACCAAATCAGAGATTTAGAGTTTCACTTATAGTTGAATGTGGGCTACTGGTATCACTCACCTTTCTTGTGAAAGGAGGTGATACATATGAGTAACGGTACTTTAATGTTACTATTTCAGGTAGGATTATTTTTATTAGCACTATTAACATTTATAGTGTTACTTATTGATAAAATGTCAAAAAAAATAGTAGCCCCAAGTCGAATTGGTTAGCTACTAATTTTTTATTATATATATTATAGTGATGCCAGTTGCCTAAGCAACTAATAAGGATTAATATAAAAATATACCCCTATAGCAATAATCATAATCAATACAATTACGGAGATTATTCCTAAAGCCTTATTTTTGTTAGTTATTCCATAGAGTATGCCTATAATTGCGGCTATTGCAAGAACAATCCCCAAGGCCATAACTGATCACTCCTTATTTTAATGCTTTTAACTATTTCTAAACATAAACCCCAAATATATCTTTCCCTTGCACTCTTATTCTCTCTTCTTTAAACTCTTTATTTTTATTAAAATTAAATATAACCAAGTATCCCTTATCCAAAGAGTTAATATCCAAGTAATCACAAAGCTGATTTACTCCATCTTCATGATATTTCTGCCCTCTCCATATCTTCATTTCTATGATATATTTAAAATTATTATAGGTTATAACCATATCTAATCTCTTTTCTTCGGAAATTTGAACTTCCTTAAAATCAAATCCAACTCCATTTATTATTGGCTTAATAAATGCTAAAAATAATAACCTTCCGTGGTGTTCTATAAATTCTTGATCTTTAGAGGAATATTGTTCTTTCATAAACTGCATAAATCTTTGGAGTATTTTTTCTACATTAAGTCCTCCATTTGGTTCTATAAATGCACCTTTAAAATTATAATCATCCATTTTACTATATATATTTTCAAGCTTTGATACCATGTAATTATACATTCTTTCTGAAAATATCTTATTAGCTATAGCAACTTTTCCATGGCTATTTTTAAAATATCCATAAGTTATTCCTAAATCTATAAGTGGATTATCTTTGTTAAAAGTCTTCTGCACTCCCCTTATGATTATATCTTCTATATAATCATAAAGTTCTTCATTATTTTCTAAGTTCTTTATCATAGTATCAAATAAGGTATTCTTTTCATCTAAAATTATTTTTACAGCCTTTTGAACATCCCATATACTCCAAGGCTTTTTATCCAATTCATAAATTCTTTCATCTATAATTTGACATATCCTACCAACTAAAAATGGGTAGCCTTCTGTAAAGAAGTATATTTCTTCACTAAGTTCTTTTATATCCATAGAAATATTATTCTCATCACAATATTCCTTTAGCATTGTGCTAATTTCAGCTGGTGAAAAGCTCATATCCACATTAAAATCTGCTGCTATGTTCCAAGGAGAATTGTATTTAGATTCCTGTTCTGGTCTCAATTTTAGTTTTAAACTTTTTACATCGTATACCCCAGCTAATATAACAGATTTAAAGGTATAATCTTTGCCCATTTCCCTTGATAAATATTTATTTCTAAGCATTCCTATAAAACTTAAAAACAATTGATTGTTTGAGCTTTTATCTACTTCATCTATGATTAAAATAACTTCCTTTTCTGCATCTTCTACGAAGCTCGTTATTACTTCTGACAGTTCTGCAATATCATTAATTTTTCTATTTCCTTAAGCTTACTACTTATATCAACCATGTAATGTTTTCTACTAACACACACTCCTGTAGTATTAAATCTTTTTTTCATAAATGAATTTTCACCACCTATAATTTAATTACTTACTTTCCCACATAATTTCCAAGTTCTACCTGTCAATTTATTCTAATCCCTAATCCCCAATCTCTAGTCCTAAAAAATTTCGTAGCGATGCTAATCTTTTTCTAGGTTCTAGGATCAGTATAGTTTATATATCTATTTTATCCTTTAACCCATTATAACATAAGCCAATGATACTTTTAATATCATTGGCTTTTCTACCTATTGGCTTCTTACACAAAATTTAAATGCATTCACAATGAGACCCTTATATTATGTTATATCTTAAGAAGGGTACGCTATCCCTTAAGCTATAATTATGTTACTTTAATCCTACAAGTTGGGAATTTATCAACTTAGTGTTATGCTCATAATCTCATTAATAAACTGAAATTTATATGTCTACTTCAACCCCTAATGCTCGGCACTTCTCCAAGGCTTCTGGGTGTCCATTAATTGCAGCCTTTTTATACCATTCTTTGGCTTTCGCAGTGTCCTTTTCCACAACAACGCCTTCCGCATAAAATAACTCTGCAAGATTATTCTGAGCGTCTCTATCTCCGTGTTTTGCAGCACGTTCTGTCCAATAAAAAGATTTTTCTAAGTCCTTATCAACACCAAGTCCATCATAATAGAAATATCCAACTTGACATTCAGCCAATGGATAGCCCTTTTCAGCAATTTTCAGATGACCTTCAAAGCATTTTCCATACTGTTTAGTCAAGAAGTATTTCTCAATCAGTTCATTGCACTCATCAAATTCTTTACATGGTTTGTAATAATTTTGTGACATATTATTTCTCCTCTCAATTTCTGTTTATAAATAATCTTCTCTACAAAATTACTATTTACTGAATTATTTCACATCTTGCATGCATCACAATAGTAAAAGGATTACAAAACTTATTCCATTTTATTTCATATTCTTCATGAAGTATTAATTTTAAATCATATTAAAACACACTCATTTTTCTCCTGTAATCTTATATAGTCACATAAATTATTATAATAATTGGCTACAGAAAAAAATTCTTTTTAATAGTTAATTAATCCCATTGCCCTGGAAATCTTAATTTTTGTAGTCGTGGAAACTTTTTATTATATTTTTCCACTTCTTCTTTTGGAAGATTTTCGAAAACTTCAGATTCGTAAAATTTTCCTTTTATGCCTTTCATACTATCTTCTGCCAATTCAATTCCCATAAATGCATCAAAGTTTTTACCATCTGCAGTGGTAATATTAAAGTTGTCACATGTTTTAAATCCTATTCGAGGATAGTAATCTGGTTCTCCAAAAATTACAATACCTTTATACCCTTTATTTGCAGCTAAGTTCATTGTTTCCCTTAATAGCAGTTCACCAACTCCACAACCTTGCCATTTAGGCTCTACGCAAAGAGGTCCAAAGGTTATAATTTCATGTGTATCTGTACCATCAACAACTCGTGCCTTAGAATACATTATGCATCCTATTACCTCTCCATCCTTTACTGCTATTCTGCTTAGCTCTGGAAGATAGTCTTTATCTTGACGTAATTTGTGCACGAGGTAATGTTCGTCACATCCAAGATGATGTTTATTCCAAAATGCATGCTGTGTCATTAGCTCTACATTGTACCAATCATCCTTTGTTTCCATTCTTATTTCTATTTCTTCACGATTTAATCTTTTCTTTTCCTCTGGAAACCATCCAAATTCTAACCTCACTTCTTTTCTTTGTAAATCATTGTTCTTATAGCAACAAGTGTCCATACCAATCAAGGTAAAACCCTCATGCTGATAAAAATCTACTGCATTAACATTACACGATTGTGTTTCTAGTATAATAGCTCTACGACGTTCTCTTCTTGCTTGTTCCTTTGCTATTTCAATTAATGCATGTCCTATTCCTTGCTTTTGATATTTTTCTGATACCCATAGCTCTGTAATTCTTAGACGATTAGACCATAATTCTTGATCAGTTTCAATTGCAGCAATTAATTCATCATTAACTAACACTCCCCAAGCATAAGCATTCTCCCAATGATCTTCATATAACTTATCTGGAAAATCATATTCTTCTGGTGTATGAGTTACTGGCTTTGTAAAGTCTTTCTTTTCTATCTCAATAGCAAATCCTTTATCTGTTTTATTTACTATAACATCATAATATTTATCCGTTTTATACTTTATTGGAATTATAGTTCCCTTCCATTTCTCTTTTGGTAAATGTATAATTTCATATTCCATAGTCTTTCTCCTCTCTTTTTATATAGTTATTGCATTAGCATACTATAGTTCCGCTGATTTTATAGTTACCATACTTCTCTCAACAAATTGCTATTTTTAATACTTAACTTTAAAATTGGAAACTTGTAGATAATTAATAGGTAATAGCTAAGAAGTAATAGTTGTGGCGAAAATTCAGCCTTGCTGAATTTTTTCAAGAACTCTTACTTTTTACCTATTAGTTCTTACTTAAATAACAATTTACTATTTAGTAAATTGTTTTACCCTTCTCATGTATCAAAATATAAGAAATCAACGAACTAAAGTATACATTTATAACATCTATACTTTTCTTTAATTTCAAATCCTGCATTCAAGGCTGCATTTAATTCATCCAGGGAGTCCTCATCAATAAAATATAAAAATTCCCTTAATGAACCAAATTCATTATACAATTGCATCAGCGTTTCATTAATTAAAATGCTCTCAATACCCTTATTTTTATATTCCTTATCAACAAATAAACCAACAACACTTGCTCCATCTTTTGAAGCCTTTGTGAAAATACTTCCACGTATTGCTTCATCCTGTCTGAAAGCAAATATACGAAAGTAATCTATATCCTTTTGAAGATTTTTGCTATTATAGTACATTCCTGATGGCATTGCATATTTATCATGGAACATAGCATATTCTTCAAAATTGCTATTTGTAATCCTTTCTACCTGATTATGGCTTTCATTTCCATGTAACTCTAAATTATATAGTGCTGCAACAATGCTGGATTCAACTAGTTCAACATTCTTTCTCATAAAATATTCATTTGCATTTTTATTAGTAAAGGGTACCCCTATGAATAGTTCATATCCTGGCAACTGTTTACTTATATGACTAATAAATTCATCTGCAATTTGATCATAATCTCCTCTTATTAAGAATACTACTGTTTGTGCATATTTTTCATCACACTCCCAAAAATAAGCGCAAACCCCGCATAGTACATTCTGGTGATAATAGGCTATTATATTACGTTCCTCCAAATTAATGGCCCTTTCAAGTTCTTTTTTAATCTCCTCTATTGAGTTTCTCCTTGGATAACTGGCATACAAATCATTCTGACTCAATTCCCATGCAAAATCCATTACTTCCTCAACCCTATAAATTTTTTTTATCATTGTTTACACCTCATTTGTCATTAAGATTTTAAATTTCTGTTTAGCTTATTCACATTTAAGTATGTAATCTTTAATAAATATGTAACAATTTTCATAAATCTAATCCCATTAAGCTAAAATTATATTACTGTAACTCTGCAAACTGGAAATTTATCAATTTAGCTGATGTTCTATTATAATAATTGATTCTTCATGGTCACCAATCATTTCAACTGATATTTTTTTGACCACAGTACTAAATTTATCGTTACATTTACTCACATCATCAAATGCTTTATCAAGTAACTCCTTAGATGATACTTTTCCAACTGTCATATGCGGAACATAATCACAACCTACATCAAATTGCTTCAGTTTATCTCTATATAACATATCATGAATATTTTTAATTACCTCAGTACCTTGTACTACATTTAAAAACAAGTAATTTCCATATTTATCTTCCTGCTTACTGAACCCTGCTAATTCAACTTTAAATGGTTGGATGTTGCTTAAACACTCTTTTAAATATAAATTAAGTTCTTCATTAGTCAACTCACTATCAAAGGGAAAAGCTAAAGTAATATGTGGCAATACTAAATCTGCTAATGGATCATATTTTTTACGAATATCATTAATAGCATCAATATTTTCAAATTCAGGAAAGATCATAATAGTTCTTGTATTCATACTTACATCTCCTATACAAATTACTATAACATCATTAACCTATATTTTCTTTTGAGAAGCTCTACATAATCCAAAAGTTTTACCATATATTTTTCTTTAAGCTTCATTTTTAATACTTAACTTTAAAATTGGAAGTCGCACACATAAAATACATTATTATACTTTTAATATATCTATCTTCTCAATTTTAACACATATCATTTCATCAAAAGTAAATTTCACTACCCACGGCGTAAGTAACCTTATTTCATCAAAATCTTTATATCCATATGAAGATTCATAATAGTTTATAATTGTACTTAGTGCAGTTCCATGTGTTCCTATAACTATATCTTTCCCATAAAACCTCTTTAAAACCTTTTCCAATGCTTTTATGTTTCGTTCTTGTACCTCATGCAAACATTCTCCATCTGATAGTTTGTAATTAAAGTCCTCCCATTGCTTTTGAGAAAATCCATGAAAATCTTCTATCCAACAACTATCAACTTTTCTTTCTCTAAAATTATCAACTAATTCAACATTTATATTATTTGTATCAACAAATGGTTTTATTGTATCTATTGCTCTTTTATATGGACTTGACAATGCAACTTCTATACCTTTATCCTTAAGATAAGCTGCAACCTTTAAAGCATCCTTTTTACCCTTATCTGTTAAAGGTCTAATAGCATCATCATGAACAGAATAATCTGGTTCAGCATGCCTAATAAAATAAACTACTGTCTTCATCATACATCCTCCTTTTAAAAGAACTATATGTTATTTATAGATAGTGGATCTCCCTTACCAATCTAATTTTTTATCCATAAAATTATTTGTCTTTCTAAATATTTTCTCTAACCACTCTGCATGGATTACCATATGCAATCTTATTAGATGGAATATCTTTTGTAACAACACTTCCTGCACCTATTACAACATTATCTCCAATTTTTACTCCAGGCATTATGATTGCCCCACCGCCAATCCAAACATTATTGCCTATAGTGACAGGTGCTGTTTGCGTTTTACAAAATTCAAAAGACCCATCTTCTTTAGGCTTACCAAAACGTTCCCTTGCATTTAGAGGATGAAATGCCGTATATATCTGAACACTTGGCCCAATCAATGCGTTGTCTCCGATGATAATTTTATTATCATCTAAAAAAGTACAATTCATATTCACTTCGCAATTATTCCCAAAATAAATATTATTTCCATAGTCAACAAAAAAAGGCACAGTAATCCAAAGATTTTTTCCTCTACTGCCAAGCAATTGATCAAGGATATTGTTTTTTGTATCTGCATCCTCAGACATAGTATTATTGTATTCCCTAATCAAGTTTTTTGCTTTATGCCATTGTGTAATCAATTCTACATCTCCACAATCATAAAGCTGACCTGCTAACATTTTTTCTCTTTCTGTCATAACAATCTCCTTTTCAAGTTATTATTTATTGAATTGTCTACCCAGCTTAATTATAAATTATCTCATTGTATTTACTTCAAAACGTGAGATATAAACAGAGCTCTTAGCTTCAGATGGAGTTTTTACTCCATCTGAAGGTTAGAGATCGTTATCCATGGACGTAGCTGCCGTTATCTCCCACTTTGTTAGAAGTGGGAGTGTTACGGCAGGTAGTCATCGGATAAATGCAATTAAAATACCAATGATAATTCCAATATCTATAGGAATACTTTTATCGCCTTTTTCCTTTTTAAGTAGTGCAAATAATTTTCCTAATATGACAAAAATAAATGCTATGCCTATGGATATTTTACTAAAAGATGAACTAAAGGGATTGTCAGTAATAAAAACTATAGCTATTGGAATTAAGATGACTAATGAAGCTATTAAATATAATATCCAATTTAAATCTCCATTCTTTATATATAATATTAAATCCAACTTATTAAATTTCATTTCACGCCACTCCTTGCAATATGTATTCTAATCTTATGAAGTATTTTTTACTATTATCAAATTAAAACTATTCATTAAGATACGTTCCTACTACTATTTCTTCAGATTTCACCTTAAAACCTAAACTCTTTGCTAAAGCAACTGAATACGTATTTTTTGCATCTACCCAATAAATTGGAATAATATCATTTTCATAACACCATTTCAATGATCCAATTGTTACAAATTTCCCATAACCTTTATTTCTATATTTTTCATTTGTAAAAACCGTAAGATTTCCTCCAGCAAAATCTATGTTAGAAACCTTACAGTATGAAATAATTTTATGTTCATCTAAAATTACATATTGTCTTCCCTCATTCACCTCTTCACGTTTTCTTGACCATACCTTATACTTTTCTTCATCACTGTAAGTGCATAAATTATTCATTAATATTTCTTTGGTAAGCTGAACTACATTATCTTTTAATACATATTCTTTAGGCATATTGTCACTATCCAAAGTCATTCTATACATTTTCCTAATGGTGTAATTTTTGACTTTATTATCAAAGAACCTTTTTAATATATTGATAGTTCTATCAATATCCATATTGTTGAAATACCCAATATAATCTTTAAACTCTTTATAAAATACTGGTGAAATTGAAAAAACATTAACACCTTCTATATTAGTTATTATTAAAGGTTGAAAATACCAATTATTTATTGGCTTTTCTCTTTGGTTACTTTGAAAAATAAACTTTTTTTCTTTCAAATCTTTAATTGATAATCCTAAATAATTTAAATAATAGAAATTAAACATTTTATTATAATCCATGTATTACTCTCCAATTAAATTTATTATTTAATATTACTGCTTGTCCCTAATTAAATAAATATAGCTTAAACTGCATTTACTATCTATATAATTCCACTATAATTTCCTGTTATTTCAATTATGTTTTCGTCTGGATCTTCTAGTAAAAAATGATAATAGGGTGATGCAATATTTACATACATAATTTCAGTAACTTTTCCTATATTAAGTTCTTTAATTCTTTTATATTCATCATCAAGATTATCTATATAAAAATTCAATACAAAATTATTACCATATTGAATTTCTTTATTTTCCCAGTATTTAAGATATTCTTTGTTATAATGTAAATCTAGATTTTCCCCTTTATTAATTAATTCTTCATCATATTTAGGATTATATAATGCAATACAATTTCCATTAAAATTAAACTGTGCCCATCTATCAAAATTTTGTGCCGATACCTTCATTCCCAATAAAGCTTCATAAAACATAACTGATTTTTTAATATCCTTTACTATGAGATAAGTAGATCCCAAGTTTAACATATTCTATTCCTCCATTTTCAGCTTTTTAATAGACTCTTCAACCAACTTTATAGAATTTAGCGCTACCCTTTCCACATTCATTTCAAATGTTTCTGAAGCATTTTCATTTGCACCATCTGATATTGAACGAATAACTATAAATGGAATGTTATTCACATAACATGTATGGGCTATACTAGCACTTTCCATATCCACACATAGAGGATTGAACTTCTCTATTAACCCATCCCTTTCATTATGTGTAATAAATGCTTCCCCAGTAATAATCCTTCCAGTAAAGCATTCGTTCGAAATCCTCAAGGAATTAGCAGCGTTTTTACACACTCTTAATAATTCAGCATCTGGCTTAAAATATATGTCTTCCATCCACGGATGATATTCCGTTAAAATTCCTTCAGCAACATCATGATAGGCAATGTCACTTGAAATAACTATATCTCCAATGTTAAGCTTTTTACTTAATGCTCCTGCAACTCCTGTCACTATAACATGCGTAACTTCAAATTTATCAATTAAAATTTGTGTAGCTATGGCAGCATTAACTTTACATACTCCACAAATTACTGCTACCACCTCTACTCCTTCATAAACTCCTGAATAAAATTTTAGCATAGCATATTCACTAAGTTTCTTATTTGATATTTTATTTATAAAAGGCATTATCTCTGTTTCAGTAGGGCCTACTATTTCTATTCTCAATTTCTCTCTCCCCTTTCTATTAAATCACTTTAGGTACATGAAAATAAATACCAAGTCAAAGATGCAGGTATATTTTGTGTCAGACAAGGAAGCAGGTTCCGCCGCTAGTGGAACTATCGGTGGGTTCTGCTGACGCAGTATGACGCAAAATAGACTAGCATACTGACTTGTTATTTATTTGAATGTGCCTTAATGCTTAATTACTATTTCCCGGTTTATCATCAAACCTAAAAACTTTTTATTCCATTTAGATAATCTTTAACTTCTATTAGTATTTTTTTAGTATTCTCAAAAGTTAGCAAATTGAGCATGTCCATATATTTTAGCCATCTAAAATCCTGAATTTCTGCCTTTTGAATTTTTACTGGTTGCCTAGATGTTGTTCCTATAAAAAAAATTACTTCTTTTAGGGTTTCCTCAGTCAATGCATATTTTATTTTTGTTCTAAATTTATCAAGTAAAACAACACTTAGTCCCGTCTCTTCAAAAACTTCTCTCTCTGCAGTTTCTTCTTCGCTCTCCCCTTTTTCCATATGTCCTTTGGGGAAACTCCAATGACCATTTGCTTTACTTTTTACCGCTAAAAATTCAATATCTTCACCTGATTTTCTATACACTACAGCACCACACGATTTTTCTATATTCATTCACCTTCCCCCTGCTTACTGGTTACTTTAATTTAATATCACTAAAAAAGTTATTTATTATGTAAATATTCCTCATGCTCATGGATAAAATCTCTGCCCATATTTTTAGAGTGCTTTTTTACGAAAGCCTTAGATAATTCCTCTGGAGTAATTTCATAACACATCAATGCATCACTATAATACATCATCACATCAACCATTTCTTCCACAAATGCTTCTCTCACTATGTGATCATTCATGATATCAGTTTCTCCACGTTTTTTTATGATTGATACAACTTCTCCCATTTCTTCTATCATCCACAATAAAGAATTACGACCATTTTCCGCAGTGAGAGGCGACCATTTTGCTTTATATTTTTCCTGAAGTTCCTTTTGCATAGACATTATTTCTGATAATTTTAAATCTAACATAATTTATTTAGCACCAAAGTGTATTACAAGTTGTCAATAATCTTTTCAATTAATATTTCAACTTATTATATTCACTCGCTACTAAAATTCACTTCCTTTCAATATATTATGTGGTAACTACACTAAATGCGTATTTATACTATTTTATATGTATATTTAGGTTATGGGTTCTGGCTCCTGTACAAAAACTTATGTTAAGAATCCATAATTTCCACCGAGATATTCTACCTTAAAAAATTTTAAATGTGTCTCTTTTTAAAATGTATCCCCTAAATATATGGGTGATATAATATTTCCCATCTCATCAAAAACTCTTTTCAATACTTCAGGATACACAGTTTTTTCTTTAATTTCATCATACCCTAACCACTGAACGCCTATTTGGTCAGAGTCCATATTAGTCGCTTTTGATAAGTCTATAGAAGATTTCATGGTACAAAGAAACATACATTCAATTCTGTGTAAATCTCAATGTAAATCTGCAAATTTATGATTTTTTCCAATGTACTCAGTAAGTAATACAAGTTCCCCCACATCTATTTCAGCCCCAAGTTCCTCCAAACATTTCCTCTTTAATGTATCACTAAAAGTTTCTCCAGCTTCCTGTCCACCACCTGGTAATACATAGTATATCGTTCCAGACCTTTTTGAAAGATATTTTACAAAGAGTATCTTATTATCTTGAACAATGATGGCTTTAGCAGTATTTCGTAACTTTATCAAATTCTTAGCTTCCCCATTAACAACATATGAAAGCATCTACACTTTTAAATTCCATAATTATCTAAAAAACTGTAGCTTCTACTCTTCACATAAGCTTAATTTAAGTAATTTCTTGAAATAATGAATAATAAATTATATTATGATTATCCCATAAAAAGCATTACATTACCTGAATTATGAAATTTCTCTGAAATGACTTGCATAAGAAGCGAAGGAACTGTTTAAATTTAATTTCA
The DNA window shown above is from Haloimpatiens massiliensis and carries:
- a CDS encoding aminoglycoside 6-adenylyltransferase; translation: MRTEQEMFDLILGVANREERIRAVYMNGSRANPNVKKDIFQDYDIVYVVTETEPFIQDKDWINVFGEQLIFQFPDELDRMQGKDIDFKKGYTYLMQFTDGNRIDLHIQPMEVLIKEYGKDKLTVPLLDKDNCLPQISVASDEDYWIKKPTYGQYFSRCNNFWWVAPYCAKGLWREEILFTIEVMNNYVRQELLTMLDWYVGTETEFKVSMGKASKNLKEYLDLDLWTKFMSTFNMRDYNSAWNALIATCELFMEVAPKVGKMLGYEYNYDEAKRSFAFIKHIKELPRDATKIY
- a CDS encoding DUF5412 family protein, which codes for MYYGINVIIIINVKLFIFDIQRIKGEEYLSESTSPNGTYIVTVYLNNGGATTGFAVLGTLKNNKTKKTENIYWQYHCEKVHMEWINNETIKINGVQLRVKNEIYDYRRE
- a CDS encoding putative holin-like toxin is translated as MSNGTLMLLFQVGLFLLALLTFIVLLIDKMSKKIVAPSRIG
- a CDS encoding AAA family ATPase; protein product: MNDIAELSEVITSFVEDAEKEVILIIDEVDKSSNNQLFLSFIGMLRNKYLSREMGKDYTFKSVILAGVYDVKSLKLKLRPEQESKYNSPWNIAADFNVDMSFSPAEISTMLKEYCDENNISMDIKELSEEIYFFTEGYPFLVGRICQIIDERIYELDKKPWSIWDVQKAVKIILDEKNTLFDTMIKNLENNEELYDYIEDIIIRGVQKTFNKDNPLIDLGITYGYFKNSHGKVAIANKIFSERMYNYMVSKLENIYSKMDDYNFKGAFIEPNGGLNVEKILQRFMQFMKEQYSSKDQEFIEHHGRLLFLAFIKPIINGVGFDFKEVQISEEKRLDMVITYNNFKYIIEMKIWRGQKYHEDGVNQLCDYLDINSLDKGYLVIFNFNKNKEFKEERIRVQGKDIFGVYV
- a CDS encoding tetratricopeptide repeat protein, whose translation is MSQNYYKPCKEFDECNELIEKYFLTKQYGKCFEGHLKIAEKGYPLAECQVGYFYYDGLGVDKDLEKSFYWTERAAKHGDRDAQNNLAELFYAEGVVVEKDTAKAKEWYKKAAINGHPEALEKCRALGVEVDI
- a CDS encoding GNAT family N-acetyltransferase, encoding MEYEIIHLPKEKWKGTIIPIKYKTDKYYDVIVNKTDKGFAIEIEKKDFTKPVTHTPEEYDFPDKLYEDHWENAYAWGVLVNDELIAAIETDQELWSNRLRITELWVSEKYQKQGIGHALIEIAKEQARRERRRAIILETQSCNVNAVDFYQHEGFTLIGMDTCCYKNNDLQRKEVRLEFGWFPEEKKRLNREEIEIRMETKDDWYNVELMTQHAFWNKHHLGCDEHYLVHKLRQDKDYLPELSRIAVKDGEVIGCIMYSKARVVDGTDTHEIITFGPLCVEPKWQGCGVGELLLRETMNLAANKGYKGIVIFGEPDYYPRIGFKTCDNFNITTADGKNFDAFMGIELAEDSMKGIKGKFYESEVFENLPKEEVEKYNKKFPRLQKLRFPGQWD
- a CDS encoding 2'-5' RNA ligase family protein produces the protein MNTRTIMIFPEFENIDAINDIRKKYDPLADLVLPHITLAFPFDSELTNEELNLYLKECLSNIQPFKVELAGFSKQEDKYGNYLFLNVVQGTEVIKNIHDMLYRDKLKQFDVGCDYVPHMTVGKVSSKELLDKAFDDVSKCNDKFSTVVKKISVEMIGDHEESIIIIEHQLN
- a CDS encoding histidine phosphatase family protein, with the protein product MKTVVYFIRHAEPDYSVHDDAIRPLTDKGKKDALKVAAYLKDKGIEVALSSPYKRAIDTIKPFVDTNNINVELVDNFRERKVDSCWIEDFHGFSQKQWEDFNYKLSDGECLHEVQERNIKALEKVLKRFYGKDIVIGTHGTALSTIINYYESSYGYKDFDEIRLLTPWVVKFTFDEMICVKIEKIDILKV
- a CDS encoding sugar O-acetyltransferase, whose protein sequence is MTEREKMLAGQLYDCGDVELITQWHKAKNLIREYNNTMSEDADTKNNILDQLLGSRGKNLWITVPFFVDYGNNIYFGNNCEVNMNCTFLDDNKIIIGDNALIGPSVQIYTAFHPLNARERFGKPKEDGSFEFCKTQTAPVTIGNNVWIGGGAIIMPGVKIGDNVVIGAGSVVTKDIPSNKIAYGNPCRVVRENI
- a CDS encoding histidine kinase; its protein translation is MKFNKLDLILYIKNGDLNWILYLIASLVILIPIAIVFITDNPFSSSFSKISIGIAFIFVILGKLFALLKKEKGDKSIPIDIGIIIGILIAFIR